The Canis lupus baileyi chromosome 26, mCanLup2.hap1, whole genome shotgun sequence DNA window CTTTGCCTAAACCCCCTCGCTACTTTACTTCgtttttcctcctctgtcctctccccagTTTCCTTAACCGTCTCCCGTGGCAGCGCTCCCTTCATACGTCCCTTCTTACAAATCCATGCCTCAGTGTTTCCTTCTGGAAGGGACTCACATAAGGCCAGTTTCTTTCTTGCAGACCTTATCAGAGCCTTAGCACGATTTTTCCAAGAGGGAAGAAAAGTAGGTTAACACCTTACAAACTCTTTTAACCCCAATTAATGAAAGAGggagttaattttatttatttttattttttaaattttttttaagaggtgagTTAATTTTAAACCCCTTTGTTAGAACCACCTGCCTGAGCTAGTGTTTTCACTGGGCTCCAGGGATGCTGCTTGAACTGGAACAGAGGTCTCGGGCCCCCCAGCAGCTcagcagcctccctccctccccactaaATGGGCCCTGGGACCGTTGCTGAGCGCGGTGGGGGACAGGGGAAGGCAATACagccaaagaagtaaaaaagcCTCGTTCCAAAGAATTGTAAAATTTATTGTATAAGTATTGCAGCTTTTCAGAATGTCATCATTGCCACTAATGATTATTGATACACAACAAGCGATTTCATCAGGCCTGTGGATTGGCATCCAAATACAGAGTCTTACGCGGCAGCGACGTGGGCGCCGCACCCAGCGTGCCACGGAGAATTTACATGAGTTTAACTTGAACAGAACTTGGGAAAACAGGGCTGCAAAGGTGAGCGGTTCCAACGCCAAGAACGCAACATAAAAGCGTGCCATCAGCACACCACCATGGAATCAGGCAGGCAAACGAGAACGCGTGTCCTTCTGGGCTCTATAGTACAGCAGAATTTGAAGCGCAGTttccaggaaacaaacaaacaaaaacaaaacaaaaacacttttattttttccttatcatCAGGATGTTTTATGGATCTGGAAGCTTTGTGTGCGTGTAGAGAACGATTTCTGAAACATACAATTCAGAGAGGAGACGAGGACAGGGATTGGACTCGGTTCTTGCCCTGCCCTGGGGTTCGCtagatggtggggggtgggggtgggctggggtgagTTTCAGCTCTTTGCAAAGAACACCGGGGCTTCGGGGGGGACAGAGATGGCTTAGTGCCCCTTCCTAAGTTGGTCTGCGGAGACCTGGCCTTTGTGGGAGAAATGCTCTTTCTTCCTCGGGGGGTAGGAAATGTGATGGACAAGCAGGGAAACGATGAGGAGTAGAGGAAGCCCAACCTGGTCCCCCTCCAACCAGCCACAGCTGAGGACCCCCAAACtttttactggaaaaaggagGTCTCCTCAGGGGTGCTCGGAATCTTTTCAAAGATAACGGCACGACAGCCAACATCCAGAGGAATGAGTGCACCCCCAGCTCTGGGGTCCAGCAGAGAAACCAAGAGCTTAGCTGTTTCCAGAAACACACACCCCAGGTTTTCTGGGGATGTGTCCCGACTTGGACAAGCTGCTCTGCCCTGAGCCTCTGCAACCGGCATCTGCCGGGCATGAAGCCCGGGGGCGCTGCAGCATCGAGCCCTGGACTGCAATCCTGGGGTGCAATTGGAGGGGTGTGCTCTGCCCTCAAGCCAGCTGAGGTCAGGGAGCCACTCCCCCGCCTCCTTCCAAACACGGCAAATGCAGACCACACCACCAACCAACGGGATTCCAACAGCTTGGCTCAAGACCTGGGGACCTGCACAGTCCGGGGCCATTTCTAGGCTTACAAGTCACATGGGAGTCAAACACCGCATCTGACAAGACGGTGGTGGGTGGGTGCATGGGTGGGACACGGGAGGGCAGGGCGATGGGGATATTTGAGAAGCTGCAGCCCTTTGTTGACCTAGAGTGGGAAGGTCAGTCCccggggcagaggggcagagggggtggggatgggggttcGGTGTCACTGTCCAGGGATGCCCCCATTTGGTGACAAGAGGGCACTCCTTCCTCAGTAAGGCACTAGGGAGGCTCTTCACATAGAGGAAagctacagtttttttttttttttttggaaagctacagtttttaaaaattttatctataaatGTGTCCCTGTACCTTTTAGGACAAATTAATACCGATGTTTCTGCACGACTTCTGAAAAGAATCCTCTTTGAGAAGCAAAGTTTAGGCTGAagaccaccccaccaccaccaccaccaccaccccgacctCGCCACGGAGAGGCAGGTGTTATTGTCAAAGTACAAGAACTTTCCGCCAGGCTGGCCGGCGGCCACTCAGACCCCATGTTTATCTGTTGGTCACCGTGTTGGGGAAGGGTACGTAGAAATAGAGTCCAAATGGTCAGAACGTCAAAACTGTTCTCAGGCGTTTAAGTAATAAAAAAGTTGCTTAAAAACAAGAGTTATTGCCCGGATGCCTCCTCTTATGTTAGTCTGCTAGTTAGTGTTCTgccaaaatgaaaagacagctcCATGCGGAGGGgcttgggggggtgggtgggcggggGGCTGCTCTTCCATCTGGGGGATCACCCCATGGAATGTGAACAAGTCCTCAGTGGGAGGAAGAACCTGCAGCTCCAGCCACTGTCCCTGGTCGACCCCAGGGACCCCCACTCCATGTCCCACCTGTCGCCACCGCGCATACACCTGCGCCACTCACGCGCCCTCACCTGCGCACCACCAGGGGATCCCGCCACACCGCAGCCTACTCAGGAAAATCCTGGTAGACAAGACTCGTATCCGCTAAAGAGGCTGTGAAAACACAGATAAATAAGCACATCGAACATGATTGTTTCCACGGGGAGAGGGAACGAAAATGCGGGAGAGCAGAAGGTAAAGAATTGTGctttgaaaacataaaagcaCAGGTTCGACTGGTTTTTTTGTTGTCCTTTTAACCCTTTTGCATGTCCTGGGAGAAATCGGGGCATGTCGCTTTTTCATCTCTGGGGTTCCGTTTGTTGGCCTGTTAGGTGAGAATTGCTACGTAAAGAGAAAGACAGGAACGAGGTCAAATTCCTAATACTCCGGGCCTTTCTGACCTGTCGGTGGCCTCCACCGACCGACCTCAGCTGATAAATCCTGGAGCCAGCGCATCGCCCCGAAGTGCTCTGGGCAAAGCAGCCACCCAAGCCCCctctgggggagggaagggggagcagCTGCggctggaggtgggtgggggcgggggcgaggcttcatgctttaaaaaaaacaaaacaaaacaaaacaaaaccaggaggaaAAACTAAGATTCTTCCAGAAGTTTATTTTCATCTCGGGAAAGGCAAAGCCACCACCTGCAACTTGGTGCCTAGAGTAACTTCCCTATTGGGTTTGCCATCCCAAGGCTGTTCTGGCCCAGAGGGGGAAACTGTCTCCTTCGGTGGGGAATGTATAACGAGGTAACAACCTATCGCTAGCCAGAAGCTTCCACTTCGCAGGAAAGCGGCCCCTCCGGAAAGCTCTCCAAACTCCGTGTCGAGCCCGCCCTCTGCCTGACGCCGACTGTGAAATTTCCACATTTCTCCCTTAAAAGTCTCGACAGACATGATAGGAGTTTCCATCAGACAAGCACtgacatatttatattaaaaaatagtgcaaaagctcaacatttatataaataactctAAACCCCtgctttgtactttttttttctttacaaggTAATACACGCTTTCTGAGTTGGCACTCaaaaattgccattttttttctcttctagttcagaaaacaactttttttttttaataggcctCTTCTAATACAAAAATACTCCTGCCCTCACAATAcagtttctcttattttatatatatttatatatatataatattgcagATCTTTAAACAAAGGTTTTGTGCAAATATGTCTTTAAAGTTAAGTGAAAtcatcataaacaaacaaaagaaaagaagcattCACGCACGCAGCTCAACTAGAAACAGAAAAGACTAGGgtagattttgtgtgtgtgtgtgttgttttttgttttttttttttttctcttttgccttcaaGACACAGCTCAACAAAGAAACGTGGTTTTTTGCAAGCTTTCTTAGCTTGTGCATTCAGACCACACAgaacatgtaaatatttatacacagagagagggggagaggatgGTTACGCGCCGCGTGTGGTGGCTGCCGCCCGGTCCTCCTCTGTCTTCTCGTCTAAGAGGTGCGGAGCGTGTTGTCTTCTCCCTACCGCTGCCCCGGCCCCGGGGTGCCTAGAGAGGGTGCCCTTTCGGTTTATCCTTTTCTTTGCTCCAGGCAGCTGTGCTCTCCAGGGGGGCGATGTGTGCGTGGGGGAGCCGGGTCCCCTCCAGCAAGGAGGGCGGCCCGCTGCTCTGCTGGTGCTGGAAGGCCGGGGACCCCGGGTAGTGGCCGATGACCTCGCTGTAGGTGGGGGGCGGCCCCTCCATGCGCCCGCCGCCCCCGTAGCACGTGGCGCTGATGCCCGAGTTACtgctgggggggcaggggccgcCCAACATGGCACTGTCCATCAGGTCGCTGTCGAAGATGGTTCTGTTCGGGGGCGCGCGCACCGACTCGCGGTTCAGCTCCAGctgctgctccgggtcccgcagCTGGAGGGTGCAGGGGCCCTGGTAGGGCGGGGGCTCCTCCCCGTCCGACAGCGAGATGGTGGGCGGCAGGTCGATCTGGTGCTGCAGGTACGGGTAGGTGGGCTGGAAGCGGTGGAAGCGGTCCCGCTGGGTGAAGGGGGGCACGGCCAGGCGGTCGGTGGGCCTCGGAGGGGCATAGACCTGCGGCTGCGGGGGCAGAGCAGAGTGAGGGTCCTCCACCCCGAAGCAGCCCGAGGCGGTGGGGTCTGGCTGCCTGGGGGGGACCCTCTgctctctgggggtgggggggggagggaggggtgcaCTGGGGAGCCCTGGATGGGATCCTCATCACCGAGTTGGAAGAGGGGCAACTTTTGTCCTCCAGCCTGTGGACCCTGTGGGCCCCCCACTGCGGGGTGGGAGAGGGTGAGCGGCTGGCGCGGGCGGTGCCAGCAGCCAAGGACAATTCTTCAGAGAAGGGCACAGAGGTGAGCCTGGCAGCCACACTCCTGCGGCCAGGGGAGGCGCCTCCGGCTTGGAGAGGGGACTTGCCGGGCAGATGGCCGGAGGCGTCCACTACAGcaccccggggggcggggggcggggggcagcaggcaggggacTGGGGCCCCACGGGGGGCTCACCTCTGGGATTCCGCTGCCCGACACCGTGCTCTCGGACGGCCAGAGGCATCCTTCCTGTGTGGGGACGAGAGGGGCAGGGTCAGAAGGCTGAGCACAGGTGAGCGCACACAGGGTCAACTGGCTTTGAGCCTGACATCTTCTCTTTGGAGTTGCATCTGGCAGCCATCGgccaccctccatccccactcTGCTACCCCGGCCTGGGGCCCTCACCACTTCTCAGATGTGACCCCAACCACCTACAGCTGACCTGTAGGCTCCGCCTTCTTAAGACCCTCCAGCAGCTGCCCGCGTGCCTTAGGCTGATGAAGAAGCCTGGCGAGACCTGGCCCTCCCGACCTTGACCTGGACCACGTGCTTGCAGCGTGATCTTGGCAAGTTACTAAACTTCCAGAACTTTTGAGGGGTAGACTATGCCAAGGAGTGCACGTGGCCCTCTGTGACTACACGAAAGTGCTGGGAGCCAGGCTGACGCACCTTCTAGTGCAAAGGGTCATGCAtgtacctcagggcctttgcaccggCCGCCCCACTGCACCGGCAGCCCCGCAGACCTCCTCTGACACTGCCATCTAAAGGGCCCGCCCCCATTTACAATCCTGGCATGGGCTAACTTCCTTCCCAGCAGCTCTCTTACCTGTAACCAACTTGTCTCTATTTATTTACCTCTTTACAGCCTGTCTCAACCTGTATACCAGGAGCCCAGTTCACGGGTACAGAAATATTGGACAAAGTTAGTTAATGAGCTAAGTGCCCCCATGCAGCTGCTCTGCCACCAAATAATGATGGGGTCAGTCAACAAAGGCGGAAGGTGGTACCGCTTCCATACCAAGTGTGTAGCTGCCACCTCAGGAAGCTCACACCCTCTTGCTCTGAGATTTCCCCACGGGTGGCCGGGCCGCATGGGCTGAGTTGGGCACATGCCACGTGCCATCTCAGGCCTCGGGGAGAGACCCAAGGGACGTGGGACCCTGCACCAGGCTCAGTTTGTCTGAGAGGCAAACCCAGACAATGCTGGTTATGTGGTGACGGATAGCCCTGGGCCCGGGGGGAAGGATGTCGTCTCTGAATTTCACAGCTTTCTAGAGATGGAGATAAAGTGTacgtggggacgcctgggtggctcagcggctgagcctctgccttcggctcaggtcatgatcccggggtcctgggatcgagtccctcattgggcgccctgcagggggcctgcttctccctctgcctgtgtctctcacgaataaacaaataaaatctttaaaaaataaataaataaactgtacaTATTCAAAGTATGCAATTTGGTTAAGTTTTGGTGCGTGCATACACCAGAGACCCGTGACTACAATCAAAATATCTAGCGCTCCAAAGGTTTCCTTGGGGCTCGTTATCCTGGGGGCTCCCGGTCTCACCCAGTTGGGGCCGTAGGGTGACCTGGAGAGGGGGCTGGGTGCCCAGAGAAGTGCAGTTGCCTACATGGC harbors:
- the PMEPA1 gene encoding protein TMEPAI isoform X7, translating into MVMVVVITCLLSHYKLSARSFIGRHSQGRRREDALSSEGCLWPSESTVSGSGIPEPQVYAPPRPTDRLAVPPFTQRDRFHRFQPTYPYLQHQIDLPPTISLSDGEEPPPYQGPCTLQLRDPEQQLELNRESVRAPPNRTIFDSDLMDSAMLGGPCPPSSNSGISATCYGGGGRMEGPPPTYSEVIGHYPGSPAFQHQQSSGPPSLLEGTRLPHAHIAPLESTAAWSKEKDKPKGHPL
- the PMEPA1 gene encoding protein TMEPAI isoform X4 yields the protein MHVEIRARKLTCQVKCSHLKVLRASELEFVEITIIVVVVMVMVVVITCLLSHYKLSARSFIGRHSQGRRREDALSSEGCLWPSESTVSGSGIPEPQVYAPPRPTDRLAVPPFTQRDRFHRFQPTYPYLQHQIDLPPTISLSDGEEPPPYQGPCTLQLRDPEQQLELNRESVRAPPNRTIFDSDLMDSAMLGGPCPPSSNSGISATCYGGGGRMEGPPPTYSEVIGHYPGSPAFQHQQSSGPPSLLEGTRLPHAHIAPLESTAAWSKEKDKPKGHPL
- the PMEPA1 gene encoding protein TMEPAI isoform X3; this encodes MHRLMGANSTAALAAGQPNVSCTCNCKRSLFQSMEIKLEFVEITIIVVVVMVMVVVITCLLSHYKLSARSFIGRHSQGRRREDALSSEGCLWPSESTVSGSGIPEPQVYAPPRPTDRLAVPPFTQRDRFHRFQPTYPYLQHQIDLPPTISLSDGEEPPPYQGPCTLQLRDPEQQLELNRESVRAPPNRTIFDSDLMDSAMLGGPCPPSSNSGISATCYGGGGRMEGPPPTYSEVIGHYPGSPAFQHQQSSGPPSLLEGTRLPHAHIAPLESTAAWSKEKDKPKGHPL
- the PMEPA1 gene encoding protein TMEPAI isoform X1, which codes for MTRAPGRFSEPSGACLHEFQPSPGDLLGVGVKCAAGGARGLEASVLAELEFVEITIIVVVVMVMVVVITCLLSHYKLSARSFIGRHSQGRRREDALSSEGCLWPSESTVSGSGIPEPQVYAPPRPTDRLAVPPFTQRDRFHRFQPTYPYLQHQIDLPPTISLSDGEEPPPYQGPCTLQLRDPEQQLELNRESVRAPPNRTIFDSDLMDSAMLGGPCPPSSNSGISATCYGGGGRMEGPPPTYSEVIGHYPGSPAFQHQQSSGPPSLLEGTRLPHAHIAPLESTAAWSKEKDKPKGHPL
- the PMEPA1 gene encoding protein TMEPAI isoform X2, which translates into the protein MHRLMGANSTAALAAGQPNVSCTCNCKRSLFQSMEITELEFVEITIIVVVVMVMVVVITCLLSHYKLSARSFIGRHSQGRRREDALSSEGCLWPSESTVSGSGIPEPQVYAPPRPTDRLAVPPFTQRDRFHRFQPTYPYLQHQIDLPPTISLSDGEEPPPYQGPCTLQLRDPEQQLELNRESVRAPPNRTIFDSDLMDSAMLGGPCPPSSNSGISATCYGGGGRMEGPPPTYSEVIGHYPGSPAFQHQQSSGPPSLLEGTRLPHAHIAPLESTAAWSKEKDKPKGHPL
- the PMEPA1 gene encoding protein TMEPAI isoform X6; this translates as MPPHSSELEFVEITIIVVVVMVMVVVITCLLSHYKLSARSFIGRHSQGRRREDALSSEGCLWPSESTVSGSGIPEPQVYAPPRPTDRLAVPPFTQRDRFHRFQPTYPYLQHQIDLPPTISLSDGEEPPPYQGPCTLQLRDPEQQLELNRESVRAPPNRTIFDSDLMDSAMLGGPCPPSSNSGISATCYGGGGRMEGPPPTYSEVIGHYPGSPAFQHQQSSGPPSLLEGTRLPHAHIAPLESTAAWSKEKDKPKGHPL
- the PMEPA1 gene encoding protein TMEPAI isoform X5: MPPHSSAELEFVEITIIVVVVMVMVVVITCLLSHYKLSARSFIGRHSQGRRREDALSSEGCLWPSESTVSGSGIPEPQVYAPPRPTDRLAVPPFTQRDRFHRFQPTYPYLQHQIDLPPTISLSDGEEPPPYQGPCTLQLRDPEQQLELNRESVRAPPNRTIFDSDLMDSAMLGGPCPPSSNSGISATCYGGGGRMEGPPPTYSEVIGHYPGSPAFQHQQSSGPPSLLEGTRLPHAHIAPLESTAAWSKEKDKPKGHPL